The following coding sequences lie in one Cotesia glomerata isolate CgM1 linkage group LG5, MPM_Cglom_v2.3, whole genome shotgun sequence genomic window:
- the LOC123266057 gene encoding uncharacterized protein LOC123266057, with protein MTGVTNAFQRFEKLDEEWRSSLQRISHATLEKACQAVVVTDEAMDTEAGGDGESVAEDKALLNDWQVDEPKKTTDWEKVQSKKEKRRLASEQLPKQPPKEPRPEPKRKKPRKWTRPDALIIRPVEKEKYAEILRRIKQAVPDEQVRTTVEKIHKTKTGDMLITLSKKSIDKGQALQKTIMDILQKEAEVICKGPQETIEIRDIDDDTTKEHIQTALKTETGETCEIPLEAIKIRKAYRGTQTATVTLPAAGAQQLLEGSGKIRIGWVNCRIRATRRPVQCFKCWHFGHVGPQCKSQVDRSKLCIRCGQEGHRIADCKNPAKCAICADQQGAKDVAHHAGTYRCPVYQEALQKLTNKQA; from the exons ATGACTGGTGTGACTAACGCCTTTCAAAGGTTTGAGAAGCTGGATGAGgagtggcgctcatcattgcaGCGCATTTCTCATGCTACACTGGAGAAAGCCTGTCAGGCTGTCGTCgtgactgacgaagcaatggacaccgaAGCTGGAGGTGATggtgaatcagtcgctgaagacaagg cCCTCCTCAACGACTGGCAGGTCGACGAACCTAAGAAGACGACTGACTGGGAAAAAGTTCAgtctaagaaggagaagagaaGGCTAGCTAGTGAGCAACTCCCAAAGCAACCGCCGAAAGAGCCCCGGCCGGAACCTAAGCGGAAGAAACCGCGAAAATGGACCAGGCCTGACGCTCTGATCATCCGTCCGGTCGAGAAGGAGAAGTACGCCGAAATATTGCGTCGTATAAAGCAGGCCGTCCCTGATGAACAGGTCCGCACAACCGTGGAAAAGATCCACAAAACCAAAACTGGGGACATGCTGATTACGCTCTCAAAGAAGAGTATCGACAAAGGCCAAGCCTTGCAAAAGACCATCATGGATATTCTTCAAAAAGAGGCCGAAgtaatctgcaaaggaccgcaggagaccatcgagatccgagacaTTGATGATGACACGACGAAGGAGCACATTCAGACTGCCCTGAAAACGGAAACCGGAGAAACTTGCGAAATACCACTAGAGGCtatcaagatccgtaaggcctacagaggtacgcAAACGGCTACAgtgacactaccagcagctggaGCACAACAGCTACTGGAAGGAAgcggcaaaataaggattggctgggtcAATTGCCGAATAAGAGCAACTAGAAGACCAGTccaatgctttaa atgctggcactttggacatGTTGGGCCCCAATGTAAAAGCCAAGTAGACCGATCTAAACTCTGCATCAGATGTGGACAAGAAGGGCACCGTATCGCGGACTGTAAAAATCCTGCCAAGTGTGCAATATGTGCTGACCAGCAAGGAGCAAAGGACGTGGCTCACCATGCCGGCACCTACAGATGCCCGGTATATCAGGAGGCGctccagaagttgacgaacaaacaaGCATGA